In Lycium ferocissimum isolate CSIRO_LF1 chromosome 7, AGI_CSIRO_Lferr_CH_V1, whole genome shotgun sequence, the sequence ACAGTATGCCTATAGCTCCTGATGTTGCCACTTGGGGTGCTCTTCTTGGAGCTTGCAGAAAACATGGTAATAGTGAAATGGGAGAGAGGGTTGGAACGAAGCTCCTTGAACTTCAGCCAGATCATGATGGATTTCATGTGTTACTGTCcaatatatatgcttcaagagGTAATTGGGATAGTGTTCTGGATATTAGAGGAGCAATGACACGGCAGGGTGTCGTTAAAGTTCCTGGCTGCAGTATGATTGAAGCAAATGGTGCTGCTCATGAGTTCTTGGCAGGAGACAAGTCTCATCCCCAGAtaaatgaaattgaagaaatgcTGGCTGAAATGGAAAAGCGGTTGAAAGTAATGGGCTATGCTCCAGGCACAGATGAGGttttacttgatattgatgaggaagaaaaagaatgtaCCCTGTTTAGACATAGTGAAAAGCTTGCAATTGCTTATGGGCTCATTTCCATTGCTCCTCCAACTCCTATAAGAATAATCAAGAACTTACGAATATGTAGTGATTGTCATACAGCAGCAAAACTAATATCAAAAGCGTTTAATCGGGAAATAGTGGTTAGAGATAGGCACCggtttcatcattttaagaatgGCTCTTGTTCCTGCATGGAATTTTGGTAGCTAATACTCTGTTGTTGGCCTGTAAAGAACTATTATCAAGGTTGTTCAACTTTAATGCCTCAATCTTCCTTGCAACATTAACTGGCTAGTGGTCATCATTCATGTATGAACCCTGCACAGGCTCCAACAAGGCTATCATCTCCATTATGGCCAAACCTGCATGCTAATTCAATCTTCATTTTGTTGAACCTGACGTTGGATATGGATAGTAAGGCAAGGGCTCTGATGCTTACACTGCTTTTTGGCTCTAAAGCTCTTTTGGTCTTTCACCCCTCGTGTTCTCATTTTCTACCGGATCTCTTCACATATTTCAGATTGTACCATATGATAATCTTAATTAGATTTTGGACTGTAACATAAAAGGAACTCATaatcaaaattgaaatttttggcCACTCACTCTACCAGGTACTTGTATATTGTTGCTATGTTGTAGTCACAACTGCAGTGCAATACTACATCACACTGCAGGGACTGGAATAAGTCGTATGTATCTAATAGTGCACTTGAAGGGGCCGCCACCTAAAGTGCAGTGGAAGCTTGTCTTTATAAGCAGCTTCTTTACGTATTTAATCAAAGCATTTACCCCATTCTTGAAGCTTTATTGAAGCAGAACAGGTGAATAAGATTTAGTATACTGCTGTTATAATGGGTTTAAACCTTTTCAACATTTAATATAGACATGCCTATTTCAATTTGGGTACTCAAAGCTAGCTTCACTTACCAGCACTTGTTCACAGAAGAAATAGGACTTCTTTGGAGTAGTCTGTTTTATATAACAATGCAAGTTGGTTACTTTAAGTTCTTGAACCAGAAGAAACTTCTCTGCATTCAAGTCATATAGTTCTTTTGGCACAATTTTTGGTGCTACTCAGCTAACCATGTAGTTTGTCACTTGTCAGTAATCGAAGAAGAATTGACCTGTTTCATTGTTTGTTTTCCTGGTTTCTTTACAGTTGATGGACAAAATGAATTATAGATCTGATTTCCTTACTGAATTGGAGAGACAACCAGAGGCTGTTCATTTTCAGCATACGGAACTAGGGTGACATCTCTATGTTATTTTTGCAATACATCGAAGAATTTCTGTAGTAGTTCATGAACAAGTTTATGCATATAGGGCAGAAGCAAATGGGTTGGGGCTATCAGTGGAATTATACGGCCAAATGTACCAGcaatactcttgtaaaactgcCATGCAACATGATATTCTTATTTCTCAGAATCACTTTTTTCTCTCTAGATAGAGAATGTTATAAAGCAGCAAGAAGGTTTCATGATCTTAAGCTtgtattgatgacattttgctCCCTTTGTAGTTGTATGATGTATATTATCAACTAGGAGAACGAACTTGAAATTGTACATCTCTACCCAAGGGGCACAAGACTCAAAACTTGAACACTAGCATAGTATCATCTGTTCTGTTTTGTTGTTTCACCGCAGCCTATGATTTTCGTGAATGTCACTTATGTGCCCACCTATCTAGGTGTTGACTTTTGATGTTACAATTTTTCCCAAGACAATGGACTATTGCAACACTGGTTCAGAAACATAGCCATTCAACAATACCCTCCAGACCACTCAATCTTAACCACCGATGTAAATGTGTTTCACCTCCTAAAGAATGGTTATTTTAGTATATGGAACTGAGACTTAGCAATACCACTTCAGCAATTTTCTTCCCAGAATGGCAAAGACAGCAGATGCAGATGCGAATCTGCTCTTAAGAAATACAAGTTCAAGAAGATCATAGAGTTATTCAATcttcccataataacaatgtccCCTCGCCGGATCTTCCAAGAGCATTTTAGAACTCAGAAAATTCACTATACTCCAAGTTCAGAATAATCAAGAGCTTGATTTCCATGAACTTCACATGTAGTTATGTACTGCATCATGGCAAAGAATGACTTTACTTGGTTAGGTAACCTACTAGGTCCAGTATCAACTATTGAACAAAAGTGATTGCTTATCCTCCCTCAACTTTCTTTAACAGATCTCTTTTTGTACAGAAGGCAATGTGGCTTCTGAAGCAAATGAATCTATCTTCTTTTGCATCACAACtgcaccaaaagaataaatgattATACCAACATAGACAACAGAATCAATCATTGCTGTTATTTTCAAGTATCTTCTAAGTCATGTATAAAGAAGTCCAAATCTATATCGATATAGATTTTTACTTCATCAACACAACCTGCAGTGATTGGAATAATTATTAAGTATCTAATAATGCACTTGATATAGACTAAGGGGCCGCCACCTAAAGTGCAATGGAAGCTTGTCTCTATAAGCAGCTTCTTTGCGTATTTAATCGAAGCATTTACCTCATTCTTGAAGCTGAACAGGTGAATAAGATTTTGCATACTGCTGTTATAATGGGTTTAACCTTTTCAACATTTAATATACACATGCCTATTTCAATTTGGAAACTCAACGCTAGCTTCACGTACCAGCATTTCATTCACAGAAGAAATAGCACTTCTTTGGAGTATTCTGTTTTATATAACAACGCAAGTTGGCTACTTAAGTTCTTGAACCAGAAGTAACTTCTCTACATTCAAGTCATATAGTTCTTGTGGCACAATTTTTGATGCTACTCAGCTAACCATGTAGGTTGTCACTTGTCAGTAATAGAAGAAGAATTGACCCGTTTCATTGTTTGCTTTCCTGGTTTCTTTACAGTTGATGGACAAAATGATTTGTAGACCTGATTTCCTTAGACTGAATTGCAGAGACAACCAGAGGCTGTTCATTTTCAGCATACGGAACTAGGGTGACATGTCTATGTTATTTTTGCAATATGTTGAAGAATTTCTGTAGTAGTTAATAAACAAGTTTATGCATATATGGTGGAAGCAAATGGGTTAGGGCTATCAGTGGAATTATACGGCCAAATGTACCAGcaatactcttgtaaaactcatGATGTTCTTATTTCTCAGAATCACTTTTTTTCTCTCTGGATAAGATAAGAGAATGCTACAAAGCAGCAAGAAGGTTTCATGACCTCCAGCttgtatttgtgatattttGCTCCCTTTGTAGTTGTATGATGTATTTTATCAACTGGGAGAACGAACTTGAAATTGTACATCTCTGCCCAAGGGGCACAAGACTCAACCTTGAACACTAGCATAGATAATCTGTTCTGTTTTGTTGTATCACCGCAGCATATGATTTACATGAATGTCACTTATGTGCCCACCTATCTAAGTTGTCACTTATGTGCCCACCTATCTAAGTGTCAACCGGTGCATGTCGTGAATGATACATTTTTCACAAGACAATGGACTATTGGAACTGACTGGTTCAGAAACATAGCCATTCAACAATACTCTCCAGACCACTAAGGACCCAATCTTAACCACCAATTTACAAGTAGAATGTGTTTCACCTCCTAAAGAATGGTTATTTTAGTATATGGAACTGAGACTTAGCAATACCACTTCAGCAATTTTCTTCCCAGAATAGCAAAGACAGCAGATGTGAATCTGCTCTTAAGAAATACAAATTCAAGAAGATCATAGAGTTATTCAATcttcccataataacaatgtccCCTCGCCGGATCTTCCAAGAGCATTTTAGAACTCAGCAAATTCACTACACCCAAGTTCAGAATAATCAAGAGCTTGGTTTCCATGAACTTCACATGTAACGTACTACATCATGGCAAAGAATGACTTTACTTGGTTAGGTAACCTACTAGGTCCTTTTCTCACAGTATCAACTATTGAACAAAAGTGATTCCTTATCCTCCCTCAACTTTCTTTAACAGATCTCTTTTTGTATAGAATGCAATGTGGCTTCTGAAGCAAATGAATCTATCTTCTTTTGCATCTAATTGAATTCAACtgcaccaaaagaataaatgaaTTATACCAACATAGACAACAGCAAGTCACTTTTGACCCTCATTGCTGTTACTTTTCAAGTTCCATCTTCTAAGTCATGTATAAAGAAGTCCAAATCAGGAATATATCGTGCGTCTCTCATATGTTCGACCAGCATTTTTACAACTTCATCAACACAATCCATATGTGAACCCATCTTATCTCCAGCAACGAAACTATAATTCTGATTCTTTAACTCCACCGAACTTCTCCCAGCCTCTTTCTTGGTAGTCATCCTTCTCATCAACTTCCTCATTTTTGCAGAGTCACCCCATTTACCATCAGCTGCATAGATATTTGACAAAACTACATAGGTTGCTGCAATTTTTGGTTTCAAAGCCAACACCTTTCTTATAGCCAGCTTGCCCAAATCTGGATGATTGTGTGCTTTACATGCTCCTAGGAATGCTCCCCAAACAGATTCATCGGGATCAAATGGCATACTCTCTATCAACTTAAAAGCCTCCTCAACTCGTCCAGCACGTCCTAGCAAATCTACTAAGCTCCCAAATATCTCCAGATCTGGAGCTATTTTGTAATCACCAACCATTGAGATAAAATACCTTAACCCTTTGTCCACAAACCCAGCATGGCTACATGCATTTAAAACTGCCACAAATGCTATCCTATCTGGCCTGACTTTAAATTTAACCATCTCTTCAAAAAAGTCAACAGCTTCATTTCCATATCCATGGCTTCCATAACCAATCATCATTGAGGTCCACGAAACCAGATTTTTCTTGGGCATTTCATCAAAAATTCTACGTGCACTTGCAATATTTCCAGACTTTGCGTACATGTCTATTAAGGCGTTGTCCAACTCCAAGTTCCCTCCGACGCCTCTCTTTATGATTCTTCCATGAATCTGCTCTCCACAACTCAAAATTGCCAAATTGGCCACAGCTGCTATAATGCTGGAAAATGTGAAGCAATTGGGGCTGAGACCTTCTGACTCCATACTCGAGTATGTGCTGATAGATTCATATGGATCAGATTTCTCATATCCAGCAATCAAAGTGTTCCACGTGATTGAATCCCTTTGAATCATTTCATCGAAGCATTGCTTTGCATCATTTAAG encodes:
- the LOC132064387 gene encoding putative pentatricopeptide repeat-containing protein At1g56570, whose product is MNARKLVSQTHYTQIPQTIRNSLLCAAINPPNLNPPFLPKPPSILATGLLKSYFERGLIREARTLFDEMPERDVVAWTTMISGYTSCNLHGRAWVVFCEMMRCTNVSPNEFTLSCILKACKGINSSSRGALVHGLVLKQGMSGSLYVSNALLDVYATCCVDMDEAYAVFHEIRGKNDVSWTTLIAGYTHRGDGYMALNVFRRMLLEEGESNPFTFSIAVRACASVHSCTYGKQLHAAIVKHGLDFNLPVMNSILDMYCRCSSLNDAKQCFDEMIQRDSITWNTLIAGYEKSDPYESISTYSSMESEGLSPNCFTFSSIIAAVANLAILSCGEQIHGRIIKRGVGGNLELDNALIDMYAKSGNIASARRIFDEMPKKNLVSWTSMMIGYGSHGYGNEAVDFFEEMVKFKVRPDRIAFVAVLNACSHAGFVDKGLRYFISMVGDYKIAPDLEIFGSLVDLLGRAGRVEEAFKLIESMPFDPDESVWGAFLGACKAHNHPDLGKLAIRKVLALKPKIAATYVVLSNIYAADGKWGDSAKMRKLMRRMTTKKEAGRSSVELKNQNYSFVAGDKMGSHMDCVDEVVKMLVEHMRDARYIPDLDFFIHDLEDGT